The following coding sequences are from one Thermostaphylospora chromogena window:
- a CDS encoding sulfotransferase family protein, translating into MSWKRKVNKTVGELTGFHFTRVRKTPERPVQVKEQPARPTPAPDELVRSPAHPEVDRLVSPVFLLSPVRSGSTLLRVILNAHSRIHAPHELHVRRLSVGFGTSLAEKAMEALGHNQADLEHLLWDRILHRELTLSGKDIIVEKTPANAFAYKRLAACWPNARYIFLLRHPASIAQSWYEASAGKRDLEAATADALRYMKAVERARKALEGLTVRYENLTADPEKETQRICEWLGVEWEPTMINYGSSGNGSTGDFRKGLGDWKEKIRSGTVQPGRELPDPDSVHPLLRDIATRWGYIPEKTE; encoded by the coding sequence ATGAGCTGGAAGCGCAAGGTCAACAAGACCGTCGGCGAACTGACCGGGTTCCACTTCACCCGCGTCCGGAAGACCCCCGAACGCCCGGTGCAGGTAAAGGAGCAGCCGGCCAGGCCCACGCCTGCCCCGGACGAGCTGGTCCGCTCTCCCGCCCACCCCGAGGTGGATCGCCTGGTCTCCCCGGTGTTCCTGCTGTCGCCCGTGCGCTCCGGCTCCACTCTGCTGCGGGTCATCCTGAACGCCCACTCCAGGATCCACGCCCCGCACGAACTGCACGTCCGGCGGCTGAGCGTGGGATTCGGAACCTCCCTGGCGGAGAAGGCCATGGAGGCGCTCGGTCACAACCAGGCCGACCTGGAACACCTGTTGTGGGACCGCATCCTGCACCGGGAGCTGACGCTGTCGGGGAAGGACATCATCGTCGAGAAGACCCCGGCGAACGCCTTCGCCTACAAGCGCCTGGCCGCCTGCTGGCCGAACGCCCGGTACATCTTCCTGCTGCGTCATCCGGCCTCGATCGCCCAGTCCTGGTACGAGGCCAGCGCGGGCAAGCGCGACCTCGAAGCCGCCACGGCCGACGCGCTGCGCTATATGAAGGCCGTCGAACGCGCCCGGAAGGCCCTTGAAGGGCTGACCGTCCGCTACGAGAACCTCACCGCCGATCCGGAGAAGGAGACCCAGCGCATCTGCGAGTGGCTGGGCGTCGAATGGGAGCCGACCATGATCAACTACGGCTCCAGCGGCAACGGCTCCACCGGCGACTTCCGCAAGGGACTGGGCGACTGGAAGGAGAAGATCCGGTCCGGCACCGTCCAGCCGGGCCGCGAGCTGCCCGACCCCGACTCGGTGCATCCGCTGCTGCGGGACATCGCCACCCGGTGGGGCTACATTCCGGAGAAGACCGAGTGA
- a CDS encoding sulfotransferase family protein — MNWKRRINTTLEGITGYTVTRARRASERPAPRPKRPARTSTASCERAPGDAVRPPADPADRLLAAPVFLLSSVRSGSTLLRVMLNSHSRIHAPHELHMRRITVNLSTEPVRQAMRALGHTHSDVEHLLWDRLLHRELVRSGKSILVEKTPSNVFAYRRISTCWPDARFIFLLRHPLSIARSWHEADPVKRPMEEAIPHTLQYMRHLEEARSKLDGITLTYEDLTADPEGETRRICAWLGVDWEPEMIDYGAKEHGEFVKGIGDWRDKIRTGTVQPGRPLPRAEEVPPELVDICRAWGYIPGKAEHDGEKVNSG; from the coding sequence ATGAACTGGAAGCGCAGGATCAACACCACCTTGGAAGGGATCACCGGCTACACCGTCACCCGCGCCCGTCGTGCGTCGGAGCGGCCGGCTCCGCGGCCGAAGCGTCCGGCGCGGACGTCGACGGCGTCGTGCGAGCGGGCGCCGGGCGACGCGGTGCGGCCCCCCGCGGACCCGGCGGACCGGCTGCTGGCGGCCCCGGTGTTCCTGCTGTCCTCGGTGCGCTCCGGCTCGACCCTGCTGCGGGTCATGCTGAACAGCCACTCCAGGATCCACGCCCCGCACGAACTGCACATGCGCCGGATCACCGTGAACCTGAGCACCGAACCCGTCCGGCAGGCCATGCGGGCGCTCGGGCACACCCACAGCGACGTGGAGCATCTGCTGTGGGACAGACTCCTCCACCGTGAACTGGTCAGGAGCGGCAAGAGCATCCTGGTCGAGAAGACGCCGAGCAACGTCTTCGCCTACCGGCGGATCTCCACCTGCTGGCCGGACGCGCGGTTCATCTTCCTGCTGCGCCACCCGCTGTCGATCGCCCGGTCCTGGCATGAGGCCGACCCGGTCAAGCGACCCATGGAGGAGGCGATCCCGCACACCCTGCAGTACATGCGCCACCTGGAGGAGGCCAGGAGCAAGCTCGACGGGATCACCCTCACCTACGAGGACCTCACCGCCGACCCGGAAGGGGAGACCCGGCGCATCTGCGCGTGGCTGGGGGTCGACTGGGAGCCGGAGATGATCGATTACGGCGCCAAGGAGCACGGTGAGTTCGTCAAGGGCATCGGCGACTGGCGGGACAAGATCCGTACCGGGACCGTGCAGCCGGGCCGCCCGCTGCCCCGGGCCGAGGAGGTACCGCCGGAGCTCGTCGACATCTGCCGAGCGTGGGGGTACATCCCTGGGAAGGCCGAGCATGACGGCGAAAAGGTAAACTCCGGTTGA
- a CDS encoding aldo/keto reductase, protein MQSRMIGKTRVGAIGLGAMPMSVGGHMPDEEQSIRTIHAALDAGVTLIDTADAYAPSAEQVGHNERLVAKALALWGGDADSVLVATKGGHVHVTDAPWEVDGRAEYIKQACDASLKRLGVEAIGLYQHHRPDPKVPYEESIGALADLLAAGKIRMAGISNANPEQIRLARSILGDGLVSVQNEYSPRFRSSEPEIEVCQELGLAFLSWSPLGGMKLARELGSRHAAFAEVAAERGVSPYQVCLAWHLARSPIMIPIPGASRPETILDSVRAADLELSPEELARLG, encoded by the coding sequence ATGCAGTCGCGAATGATCGGGAAGACGCGTGTGGGCGCCATCGGCCTGGGCGCGATGCCGATGTCGGTGGGCGGGCACATGCCCGACGAGGAGCAGTCGATCAGGACCATCCACGCCGCGCTCGACGCGGGCGTCACCCTCATCGACACGGCCGACGCCTACGCGCCGTCCGCCGAGCAGGTCGGCCACAACGAGCGCCTGGTCGCCAAGGCGCTGGCGCTGTGGGGCGGCGACGCCGACTCGGTCCTGGTGGCCACCAAAGGCGGCCACGTCCACGTCACCGACGCCCCGTGGGAGGTCGACGGGCGCGCCGAGTACATCAAACAGGCGTGCGACGCCTCGTTGAAGAGGCTCGGTGTGGAGGCGATCGGCCTTTACCAGCATCACCGGCCCGACCCGAAGGTGCCCTACGAGGAGAGCATCGGCGCCCTGGCCGACCTGCTGGCCGCCGGGAAGATCCGGATGGCGGGGATCTCCAACGCCAACCCCGAGCAGATCAGACTGGCCCGCTCGATCCTCGGTGACGGGCTGGTGAGCGTGCAGAACGAGTATTCACCGCGGTTCCGCAGCAGCGAGCCGGAGATCGAGGTGTGCCAGGAGCTCGGCCTGGCGTTCCTGTCCTGGTCTCCGCTGGGCGGCATGAAACTCGCGCGGGAGCTGGGCAGCAGGCACGCCGCCTTCGCCGAGGTCGCGGCCGAGCGCGGGGTCTCGCCCTACCAGGTGTGCCTGGCATGGCATCTCGCGCGCAGCCCGATCATGATCCCGATTCCGGGCGCGAGCCGCCCGGAGACCATCCTCGACTCGGTGCGGGCCGCCGACCTGGAACTCTCGCCCGAGGAGCTGGCCCGCCTGGGCTGA
- a CDS encoding isoprenylcysteine carboxyl methyltransferase family protein, whose product MTSTIAYLLLIAAVCGERVAELVLSRRHLAWAGRHGGIETGRGHYPWMVAAHTALLVAAPAEVVLLDRPFLPWLGWPMLAAVAAAQALRWWCIATLGKRWNTRIVVVPGMPLVHAGPYRWLRHPNYVAVVAEGVALPLVHTAWLTALAFTMVNAVLLAVRIRAENAALALSPGGPAPRARVPGRRPAPSRGWSPGGSRPESGS is encoded by the coding sequence GTGACCTCGACGATCGCCTACCTGCTGCTGATCGCCGCGGTGTGCGGCGAGCGGGTGGCCGAGCTGGTGCTCTCCCGCCGCCATCTGGCCTGGGCCGGACGGCACGGCGGAATCGAGACGGGACGCGGCCACTATCCGTGGATGGTCGCGGCCCACACCGCCCTGCTGGTGGCGGCGCCGGCCGAGGTGGTGCTGCTGGACCGGCCGTTCCTGCCGTGGCTGGGCTGGCCCATGCTCGCGGCGGTGGCGGCGGCGCAGGCGCTGCGCTGGTGGTGCATCGCCACCCTGGGCAAGCGGTGGAACACCCGGATCGTGGTCGTGCCCGGCATGCCGCTGGTGCACGCCGGGCCCTACCGATGGCTGCGCCACCCCAACTACGTGGCCGTGGTGGCCGAGGGAGTCGCCCTGCCGCTGGTGCACACCGCGTGGCTCACCGCGCTGGCGTTCACGATGGTCAACGCGGTCCTGCTGGCCGTGCGGATCCGCGCGGAGAACGCGGCGCTCGCGCTCAGCCCAGGCGGGCCAGCTCCTCGGGCGAGAGTTCCAGGTCGGCGGCCCGCACCGAGTCGAGGATGGTCTCCGGGCGGCTCGCGCCCGGAATCGGGATCATGA
- a CDS encoding type III polyketide synthase has translation MRVAAVETALPPYRYEQEEITEAFARMCRADERLLRRFHAATRVSGRALALPLEEYGRLDGFTAANTAYINAAVDLGERAMRGALKKAGLGPADVDHLFMCSSTGLATPSLDAKLLRRVGMRPDVKRIPVFGLGCVAGAVGLARVNDHLLGRPGEIAVLLCIELCSLTVQRSDTSTANLVASALFGDGAAAVVAVGDACAGLVEAAGPAVVDSRSRLYPDSERLMGWQVGSHGFRIVLAADLVDVVGTTLVEDVRRFLSDHGLTPEDVATWVCHPGGPKVIETISGALGLPPDALDMTWRSLREAGNMSSVSVLNVLERTIAERRGEPGDPGLLLALGPGFSSELVLLRW, from the coding sequence ATGCGCGTGGCGGCCGTGGAGACGGCGCTCCCGCCGTACCGTTACGAGCAGGAGGAGATCACCGAGGCGTTCGCCCGGATGTGCCGGGCCGATGAGCGTCTGCTGCGGCGTTTCCACGCCGCCACCCGGGTGAGCGGGCGGGCACTGGCGCTTCCGCTGGAGGAATACGGCAGGCTCGACGGCTTCACCGCGGCCAACACCGCCTACATCAATGCGGCGGTGGACCTGGGGGAGCGGGCGATGCGCGGCGCGTTGAAGAAGGCCGGTCTGGGGCCGGCGGACGTCGACCACCTGTTCATGTGCTCCTCGACCGGCCTGGCCACCCCCTCGCTGGACGCGAAACTGCTCCGGCGCGTCGGCATGCGCCCGGACGTCAAACGCATCCCGGTCTTCGGGCTGGGCTGCGTCGCGGGCGCGGTGGGGCTGGCCCGGGTGAACGACCACCTGCTGGGCAGGCCCGGCGAGATCGCGGTCCTGCTCTGCATCGAGCTGTGCTCGCTCACCGTGCAGCGCTCCGACACCTCCACCGCCAACCTGGTGGCCAGCGCCCTGTTCGGCGACGGCGCCGCCGCCGTGGTGGCGGTCGGCGACGCCTGCGCCGGCCTGGTCGAAGCGGCCGGGCCCGCGGTGGTGGACAGCCGCAGCCGCCTGTACCCCGACAGCGAGCGGCTGATGGGGTGGCAGGTGGGCTCGCACGGCTTCCGCATCGTGCTGGCCGCCGACCTGGTGGACGTCGTCGGCACGACCCTGGTCGAGGACGTGCGCCGTTTCCTCTCCGACCACGGCCTCACGCCTGAGGACGTGGCCACGTGGGTGTGCCATCCCGGCGGGCCGAAGGTGATCGAGACGATCAGCGGCGCGCTCGGCCTGCCGCCGGACGCGCTCGACATGACCTGGCGGTCGCTGCGGGAGGCGGGGAACATGTCGTCGGTGTCGGTGCTGAACGTGCTGGAACGCACCATCGCCGAACGCAGGGGCGAGCCGGGCGATCCCGGGCTGCTGCTCGCTTTGGGCCCCGGATTCTCCTCCGAGCTCGTGCTGCTGCGCTGGTGA
- a CDS encoding DUF4142 domain-containing protein produces MGRGHSRAAIVAACGIAVIQMTGACASLAELKSRAAGNTSLRTAEPASPAVPVDASGTRTDLVETRWGPLGDADRELLVKVRQAGLWEMPVGEQAAVRASRAVTRKNLGEIARQHARLDADVREVAARLQVPLPDQPTEEQQGWIAEISAKQGLEYDKTAVARLRMAHGKVFPFIHQVRASTQNTLIRDFAERAAEFVNTHMDLLEDTGLVNSSGLPSTPKTENAPDVIPAGQPVPAVPPAMEAEGKPSPPMPSSGVNFIDTPTGPLSAADRDFLVKVRQAGLWEMPVGMQAATRAARARTRQNLQEIAEQHGELDALVIDVATRLRVPLPNEPSAQQREWIEEISAQTGGEWDRVAVQRLRMAHGKVFGLIAQVRASTRNTLMRDFAERTAEFVNTHMDLLEDTGLADASALPPPPKVADPPALPDTDLPDAAASQAPASGAEASDAPVAAGDPLDPPPAGEPSVSAGPTGGAGLVETRWGPLSAADRDLLVKVRQAGLWEIPVGEQAAVRASRAVTRKNLGEIARQHVQLDADVRKVAARLRVPLPDQPTEEQQGWIAEISAKQGLEYDKTAVARLRMAHGKVFPVIAQVRASTQNTLIRDFAERAAEFVNTHMDLLEETGLADATTLPTPPPVTSAPDPVPSGQPAPTAPPATSLPSA; encoded by the coding sequence GTGGGACGAGGACACAGCCGCGCGGCGATCGTCGCGGCCTGTGGCATCGCCGTGATCCAGATGACCGGAGCATGCGCGTCCCTGGCTGAACTGAAGAGCCGGGCCGCCGGAAACACCTCGCTCCGAACGGCCGAACCCGCGTCCCCGGCCGTGCCCGTGGACGCGTCGGGGACCCGCACCGATCTGGTCGAGACCCGGTGGGGCCCGCTCGGTGACGCCGACCGGGAACTGCTGGTCAAGGTCCGGCAGGCGGGCCTGTGGGAGATGCCCGTCGGCGAGCAGGCGGCCGTCCGCGCCAGCCGCGCCGTCACCAGGAAGAACCTCGGCGAGATCGCCAGGCAGCACGCCCGGCTCGACGCCGACGTGCGCGAGGTCGCGGCCCGGCTCCAGGTGCCGCTGCCGGACCAGCCCACCGAGGAGCAGCAGGGCTGGATCGCGGAGATCTCCGCCAAACAGGGCCTGGAGTACGACAAGACGGCCGTGGCCCGGCTGCGCATGGCCCACGGCAAGGTCTTCCCCTTCATCCACCAGGTGCGCGCCAGCACGCAGAACACGCTGATCCGCGACTTCGCCGAACGCGCGGCGGAGTTCGTCAACACCCACATGGACCTGCTGGAGGACACCGGACTGGTGAACTCCTCGGGGCTGCCGAGCACGCCGAAGACGGAGAACGCGCCCGATGTGATCCCGGCGGGACAGCCGGTCCCGGCCGTCCCCCCGGCGATGGAGGCGGAGGGGAAGCCGTCCCCGCCGATGCCGTCCTCGGGGGTGAACTTCATCGACACCCCGACCGGACCGCTCAGCGCGGCCGACCGCGACTTCCTGGTGAAGGTGCGCCAGGCGGGCCTGTGGGAGATGCCGGTCGGGATGCAGGCGGCCACCCGCGCCGCCCGCGCCAGGACCAGGCAGAACCTGCAGGAGATCGCCGAGCAGCACGGCGAGCTCGACGCCCTGGTGATCGACGTGGCGACGCGGCTGCGCGTGCCGTTGCCGAACGAGCCGTCTGCGCAGCAGCGGGAGTGGATCGAGGAGATATCCGCGCAGACGGGCGGCGAGTGGGACCGCGTCGCGGTCCAGCGGCTGCGGATGGCGCACGGCAAGGTCTTCGGCCTGATCGCGCAGGTCCGGGCGAGCACCCGGAACACGCTCATGCGGGACTTCGCCGAACGGACGGCGGAGTTCGTCAACACCCACATGGACCTGCTGGAGGACACCGGGCTGGCCGACGCCTCCGCGCTGCCGCCGCCCCCGAAGGTCGCCGATCCGCCGGCGCTTCCGGACACCGATCTCCCGGACGCCGCCGCCAGCCAGGCCCCCGCCTCCGGCGCCGAGGCGTCGGACGCCCCGGTCGCCGCCGGCGACCCCCTGGACCCGCCGCCCGCCGGGGAACCGTCGGTGAGCGCCGGACCGACCGGCGGGGCGGGGCTGGTCGAGACCCGGTGGGGCCCGCTCAGCGCGGCCGACCGCGATCTGCTGGTCAAGGTCCGGCAGGCGGGCCTGTGGGAGATCCCGGTCGGCGAGCAGGCGGCCGTCCGCGCCAGCCGCGCCGTCACCAGGAAGAACCTCGGCGAGATCGCCAGGCAGCATGTGCAGCTCGACGCCGACGTGCGCAAGGTCGCGGCCCGGCTTCGAGTGCCGCTGCCGGACCAGCCCACCGAGGAGCAGCAGGGCTGGATCGCGGAGATCTCCGCCAAACAGGGCCTGGAGTACGACAAGACGGCCGTGGCCCGGCTGCGCATGGCCCACGGCAAGGTCTTCCCGGTCATCGCGCAGGTCCGGGCGAGCACGCAGAACACGCTGATCCGCGACTTCGCCGAACGCGCGGCGGAGTTCGTCAACACCCACATGGACCTGCTGGAAGAGACCGGGCTGGCCGACGCCACCACGCTGCCGACGCCCCCGCCGGTCACGAGCGCCCCGGACCCGGTCCCCTCCGGACAGCCGGCGCCGACCGCGCCGCCCGCCACCTCCCTGCCGTCCGCCTGA
- a CDS encoding ABC transporter permease, translating into MRPGTWLVWGVMAFFLIFVAGVVGSVVVSSFAVSWFDGWLPEGWTTRWYGASWEEFDLPSVLLVTFQVSVLVVGISLLIGVPASYALARRDFPGKRVLMLLFLLPIMIPPVTYGIPLATVLYKFHLAGTLTGVVLANLVPSVPFVILVMTPFIEQIDPKIEAAARMCGASTRAVLTKVLAPLLIPGMLAAGILVLVRTVGMFELTFLTAGPDSETLVVALYYSVSAAGIRAQQQVDAMAVVYTLSMLILLVVALRFVNPTQLVTQVKEQPAE; encoded by the coding sequence ATGCGACCGGGCACATGGCTGGTCTGGGGAGTCATGGCCTTCTTCCTGATCTTCGTGGCGGGGGTCGTCGGCTCGGTGGTGGTCAGCTCCTTCGCGGTGAGCTGGTTCGACGGCTGGCTGCCGGAGGGCTGGACCACCCGCTGGTACGGCGCGTCCTGGGAGGAGTTCGACCTGCCGTCGGTGCTGCTGGTCACCTTCCAGGTGTCGGTGCTGGTGGTGGGGATCTCGCTGCTGATCGGCGTGCCCGCCTCCTATGCGCTGGCGCGACGGGACTTCCCGGGTAAGCGGGTGCTGATGCTGCTGTTCCTGCTGCCCATCATGATCCCGCCGGTGACGTACGGGATTCCGCTGGCCACCGTGCTGTACAAGTTCCACCTCGCGGGCACGCTGACCGGCGTGGTGCTGGCCAACCTGGTGCCGTCGGTACCGTTCGTGATCCTGGTGATGACGCCGTTCATCGAACAGATCGACCCCAAGATCGAAGCGGCGGCGCGGATGTGCGGGGCCTCCACCCGGGCGGTGCTGACCAAGGTGCTCGCCCCGCTGCTGATCCCCGGCATGCTGGCCGCGGGCATCCTGGTGCTGGTGCGCACGGTCGGCATGTTCGAGCTGACCTTCCTCACCGCGGGGCCGGACAGCGAGACGCTCGTCGTGGCGCTGTACTACTCGGTCTCCGCCGCCGGCATCCGCGCCCAGCAGCAGGTGGACGCGATGGCGGTGGTCTACACCCTGTCCATGCTGATCCTGCTGGTGGTGGCGCTGCGGTTCGTCAACCCGACCCAGCTCGTCACCCAGGTCAAGGAGCAGCCCGCCGAATAG
- a CDS encoding ABC transporter permease: MTAGRADEVSGAVQATPRAGNRPTALRHRLAERGVDRMLLLLLPAAVFVVTLFLYPFLYGLQLSFQPDSGGILANYTEFFSDAYLRDTIATTLWLGVPAALVNVAVSVPLAYKMRRNFRGKRLLTTVLVVPITLGTVLTAEGLLIFLGPTGWFNRIIMGLGLVDEPVRLVHNYWGVLFSLIITGFPFAFLLTLSYLTGIDPSLEAAAATLGAGWWQRFRFITFPLLVPGLAITFCLSFVLAFSVFPSAVLVGEPSGETRVISIAAYHAAFEQYDYSMGSAIAMIMGVVELLVIGLVLAWRSTLYRGSTGGKG, encoded by the coding sequence ATGACGGCCGGGCGGGCGGACGAGGTCTCGGGCGCCGTGCAGGCGACGCCGCGAGCCGGGAACCGGCCCACCGCGCTGCGGCACCGGCTGGCCGAGCGCGGTGTGGACCGCATGCTGCTGCTCCTGCTGCCCGCGGCGGTGTTCGTCGTCACCCTGTTCCTCTATCCCTTCCTGTACGGCCTGCAGCTGTCGTTCCAGCCGGACTCCGGCGGGATCCTGGCGAACTACACGGAGTTCTTCTCCGACGCCTACCTGCGCGACACCATCGCCACCACGCTCTGGCTCGGCGTGCCCGCCGCACTGGTGAACGTGGCGGTGTCGGTGCCGCTGGCGTACAAGATGCGCCGGAACTTCCGCGGCAAGCGGCTGCTCACCACGGTCCTGGTGGTGCCGATCACGCTGGGCACGGTGCTCACCGCCGAGGGCCTGCTGATCTTCCTGGGGCCGACCGGGTGGTTCAACCGGATCATCATGGGGCTGGGCCTCGTGGACGAGCCGGTCCGCCTGGTGCACAACTACTGGGGCGTGCTGTTCTCGTTGATCATCACGGGTTTCCCGTTCGCCTTCCTGCTGACGCTGAGCTACCTGACCGGCATCGACCCCTCGCTGGAGGCGGCCGCGGCCACGCTCGGCGCCGGATGGTGGCAGCGGTTCCGGTTCATCACCTTCCCGCTGCTGGTGCCCGGGCTGGCGATCACGTTCTGCCTGTCGTTCGTGCTGGCGTTCTCGGTCTTCCCGTCGGCGGTTCTGGTCGGTGAGCCGTCCGGGGAGACCCGGGTGATCTCGATCGCCGCGTACCACGCCGCGTTCGAGCAGTACGACTACTCGATGGGCTCCGCCATCGCGATGATCATGGGCGTGGTCGAGCTGCTGGTCATCGGGCTGGTGCTGGCCTGGCGCTCCACCCTGTACCGCGGATCCACGGGAGGCAAGGGATGA
- a CDS encoding ABC transporter ATP-binding protein produces the protein MTARKISELRLDGVSRSFGGRRALDRLDVTIKGGEFVALLGPSGCGKSTALNCIAGLLPLTEGRIMLDDTRIDTLPPEKRGFGMVFQNYALFPHMTVRANVGFGLRMRRTPSAELKARVDEALRLVQLSEYADRLPGMLSGGQQQRVAIARAIVLEPPLVLMDEPLSNLDAALRLEMRTEIRRIHQTLGLTTIYVTHDQEEALSLADRLIVLREGVLQQAGTPEQVYTEPANRFVASFMGYRNTLELPVTGGEGSTVTVGGEGLTLTGVRREEVPGTAVACIRPEDFTVVGSGEEAPNPVQGSVEVVEYHGRESAALVRTDGGQALHIKSTAKLAAGDRVTLSVPPERVLVFAP, from the coding sequence GTGACAGCCAGAAAGATCTCCGAGCTGCGGCTGGACGGCGTCAGCCGCAGCTTCGGGGGACGACGCGCCCTCGACCGGCTGGACGTGACCATCAAGGGGGGCGAGTTCGTCGCTCTGCTCGGCCCCTCCGGCTGCGGCAAGTCCACAGCGCTCAACTGCATCGCCGGTCTGCTTCCCCTGACCGAGGGGCGGATCATGCTGGACGACACCAGGATCGACACGCTTCCACCTGAGAAGCGCGGGTTCGGGATGGTGTTCCAGAACTACGCCCTCTTCCCCCACATGACCGTGCGCGCCAACGTCGGCTTCGGCCTGCGGATGCGCAGAACGCCATCGGCGGAGCTGAAGGCCAGGGTGGACGAGGCGCTGCGCCTGGTGCAGCTCAGCGAGTACGCCGACCGGCTGCCCGGCATGCTCTCCGGCGGCCAGCAGCAGCGCGTCGCCATCGCACGGGCGATCGTCCTGGAACCGCCCCTGGTGCTGATGGACGAGCCGCTGTCCAACCTGGACGCGGCGCTGCGCCTGGAGATGCGCACCGAGATCCGCCGCATCCACCAGACGCTCGGCCTGACCACCATCTACGTCACCCACGACCAGGAGGAGGCGCTCTCCCTCGCCGACCGGCTGATCGTGCTGCGCGAGGGCGTGCTGCAGCAGGCGGGCACGCCCGAGCAGGTCTACACCGAGCCGGCCAACCGGTTCGTCGCCTCCTTCATGGGCTACCGCAACACCCTGGAGCTGCCGGTGACCGGCGGTGAGGGGAGCACGGTCACCGTCGGCGGGGAAGGGCTGACGCTGACCGGCGTGCGCCGCGAAGAGGTGCCGGGCACCGCCGTGGCGTGCATCCGCCCCGAGGACTTCACCGTCGTCGGCTCCGGCGAGGAGGCGCCGAACCCGGTGCAGGGGAGCGTGGAGGTGGTGGAGTACCACGGCAGGGAGAGCGCCGCGCTGGTGCGCACCGACGGCGGCCAGGCCCTGCACATCAAGAGCACCGCCAAGCTCGCCGCGGGCGACCGGGTGACGCTGTCGGTGCCGCCGGAACGGGTCCTGGTGTTCGCGCCATGA